Proteins encoded within one genomic window of Synergistaceae bacterium:
- a CDS encoding sugar ABC transporter ATP-binding protein: MEHITKTFPGVKALDDVHLHLKAGRVMALLGENGAGKSTLMKILSGVYTRDSGEITIFGQKIEGDLNTKQAQALGIAIIHQELNMCQHLSVSANMFLGREIIKHGRLDNAAMNKLAIEQLAKLGIHDIDPDESVGNLTVGRQQMVEIAKALLINAKVLVMDEPSSSLSNAEITEMFRIVRELKAMGTAIVYISHRLQELHHIVDDVTIMRDGKYITEGEFNSFTMDQIIANMVGHEVKNQFPREDVPKGKKILEVKHLNAGKLVRDVSFDLYEGEVLGFSGLVGAGRTETMRAIFGADPKESGEILLDGNPISIYNPGSAIRQGIVLAPEDRKKEGLCTKLSIRDNIALPNLDIITLGSPTGKINKKVENEMIEKGKSSLTIKMADAEVAAGSLSGGNQQKVVVAKWLARQSRVLIFDEPTRGIDVAAKVEIYEIINELKKQGVGVIIVSSELPEVMGIADHIIVMCNGRITGEVDPRHTTEEEIMTYATRFGDNAA; the protein is encoded by the coding sequence ATGGAGCATATAACGAAAACTTTTCCGGGCGTTAAGGCACTTGATGACGTTCATTTGCATTTGAAGGCTGGTCGTGTTATGGCTCTATTAGGAGAGAACGGCGCGGGGAAGTCAACGCTCATGAAAATTTTATCAGGTGTCTACACGCGAGATTCGGGCGAGATTACTATTTTCGGGCAGAAAATTGAGGGTGATTTGAACACTAAGCAGGCTCAAGCACTTGGAATAGCAATAATCCATCAAGAATTAAACATGTGCCAGCATTTGAGCGTGTCAGCAAATATGTTTTTAGGCCGTGAAATTATAAAGCATGGCAGGCTTGATAACGCGGCAATGAATAAATTAGCTATTGAGCAGCTCGCAAAACTGGGAATTCACGACATAGACCCGGACGAATCAGTAGGAAATTTAACAGTCGGCCGTCAGCAAATGGTAGAAATCGCAAAAGCCCTGTTAATTAACGCTAAAGTCTTAGTCATGGATGAGCCTTCTTCTTCCTTATCTAATGCAGAAATCACGGAAATGTTTAGAATCGTCCGCGAGTTAAAGGCAATGGGCACGGCAATTGTATATATTTCTCACAGGCTGCAGGAATTACATCACATTGTCGACGACGTTACGATTATGCGCGACGGAAAATATATAACAGAAGGCGAATTTAACTCGTTCACTATGGATCAGATTATAGCGAACATGGTAGGGCATGAAGTCAAAAATCAATTCCCGCGTGAAGATGTACCTAAGGGCAAGAAAATTTTAGAAGTCAAGCATTTGAACGCCGGCAAATTAGTACGTGATGTCAGCTTTGATTTATACGAGGGTGAAGTGTTAGGATTTTCGGGACTTGTAGGAGCAGGCCGAACTGAGACAATGCGCGCAATTTTCGGAGCAGACCCTAAAGAGAGCGGCGAAATTTTACTAGACGGCAACCCTATAAGCATATATAATCCCGGCTCGGCAATTCGTCAAGGCATAGTCTTAGCACCTGAAGACAGGAAAAAAGAAGGACTTTGCACAAAACTTTCTATCAGGGATAATATAGCATTGCCAAATCTCGATATAATCACGCTCGGCAGTCCCACCGGGAAGATTAACAAGAAAGTCGAGAATGAGATGATAGAGAAGGGGAAGAGCTCACTAACTATCAAGATGGCAGATGCTGAAGTAGCTGCGGGGAGTTTATCAGGCGGAAATCAACAAAAAGTAGTTGTTGCAAAGTGGCTCGCTCGTCAGTCAAGAGTGTTAATTTTCGACGAACCTACACGGGGAATTGACGTAGCCGCAAAAGTTGAGATTTACGAGATTATTAACGAGCTCAAGAAACAGGGAGTAGGCGTTATTATAGTATCGTCAGAATTGCCGGAAGTCATGGGAATAG